A region from the Geotrypetes seraphini chromosome 10, aGeoSer1.1, whole genome shotgun sequence genome encodes:
- the LOC117367654 gene encoding zinc finger protein 845-like, which translates to MSALGSDQASVAFKDVAAYFLEVEWNLLAEWQKDLYKVVIQEIHDILISRGYSIVNPDVIFKIKKEDEKYFTQHLEQEGKETLNDPTKSLPIVTSVFSLNIKQEEDLPLVDHFESEISEDIHPSETSSYCVKPDVLIRFYQEGFGTEPPGSEERRNLTTTGTCDELHEAGNQSYTAEPTVEILKMEADPVSVQLKREEEETYTMNNDGFGNNSKRMRECVGQQMKKWKPKNPSRDSADPLSHCVGGVNTVTPPSMKEKLQNVARPNAGAEQERNSNYFSNLAQNQRLNGEKPFQSTAYEERFFENSELIKEKEIHKHKSFQCTECEKCFTYKSQFVIHQNVHKRQKLPKCSGHDKGFSQTFQLDRHEGINIRKKQVHEMNLQGAKLFKCPLCDKSFTQKHNLRIHEGIHIGGKPYPCSQCDKSFNHTSSLRIHERIHTGEKPYECSHCDKSFSTRGSRRTHERIHTGEKPYKCSQCDKSFSHISTLKNHKRIHTGEKPYKCFQCDKSFNQKSHLRRHRRIHTGEKPYKCSECDKSFNDTTSCRRHERFHTGKKNI; encoded by the exons GTTATTCCATTGTTAATCCTGATGTTATATTCAAGATTAAAAAGGAAGATGAGAAATATTTCACTCAACActtggagcaggagggaaaagAAACTCTGAATGACCCAACTAAGA GCCTTCCGATTGTAACATCTGTATTCTCGCTGAATATTAAACAAGAGGAAGATCTCCCCCTCGTGGATCATTTTGAATCGGAGATATCTGAAGACATTCACCCTTCTGAAACAA GCTCCTACTGTGTCAAGCCTGATGTTTTAATCAGATTTTACCAAGAGGGATTTGGGACTGAACCTCCGGGATCTGAGGAAAGAAGAAATCTGACTACCACAGGCACATGTGACGAACTGCATGAAGCAG GCAACCAGAGTTACACTGCTGAGCCCACAGTAGAGATCCTGAAAATGGAAGCGGATCCTGTCAGTGTCCAGTTgaaaagagaagaggaggaaaCTTATACCATGAACA ATGATGGATTTGGGAACAACAGTAAGAGAATGAGAGAGTGTGTTGGGCAGcagatgaagaaatggaaaccaAAAAACCCTTCCAGAGACAGCGCAGATCCTTTATCTCATTGTGTGGGAGGTGTGAATACAGTTACACCACCCTCCATGAAAGAAAAACTTCAGAATGTAGCCAGACCCAATGCAGGTGCTGAACAAGAGAGAAATTCCAACTATTTCTCAAATCTTGCACAAAATCAGAGACTCAATGGAGAGAAACCGTTTCAGAGCACTGCATATGAGGAAAGATTCTTTGAGAATTCAGAACttataaaagaaaaggaaattcaCAAGCACAAGTCCTTCCAATGTACTGAATGTGAAAAATGTTTTACATATAAATCACAGTTTGTAATTCATCAGAACGTTCACAAAAGGCAAAAACTACCAAAATGTTCTGGACATGACAAAGGCTTCAGTCAGACATTTCAACTGGACAGACATGAAGGAATAAACATTAGAAAGAAACAAGTGCATGAAATGAACCTTCAGGGAGCAAAGCTATTTAAATGTCCActatgtgataaaagcttcactcaaaaACATAACCTTCGAATCCATGAAGGAATCCATATAGGAGGAAAACCGTATCCGTGTTCtcaatgtgataaaagcttcaatcaCACAAGTAGTCTCAGAAtacatgaaagaatccacaccgGAGAAAAGCCTTATGAATGTTCTCATTGTGATAAAAGCTTCAGTACTAGAGGTAGTCGCAGAACTCATGAAAGAattcacactggagaaaaaccatataaatgttctcaatgtgataaAAGTTTTAGTCACATAAGTACACTCAAAaatcataaaagaatccacactggagaaaaaccatataaatgttttcaatgtgataaaagcttcaatcaAAAAAGTCACCTTAGACGTCATAGAAGAattcacactggagaaaaaccgtataaatgttctgaatgtgataaaagcttcaatgACACAACTAGCTGCAGAAGGCATGAAAGATTCCACACTGGGAAAAAAAACATATAG